A part of Eubacterium sp. AB3007 genomic DNA contains:
- a CDS encoding ParA family protein, giving the protein MGKAIAIFNQKGGVGKTTTNINLAACLAQMGKKVLMLDIDPQGNTTSGIGISKKALKYTVYELLVHENFDPRRVVLHTAVPNLDLIPANVSLAGAEIELVQLEGREKRLKKAIDRIRQYYDYILIDCPPSLGILTINSLTAVESVLIPIQCEFYALEGVSQLMSTIDLVRKNMNPNLDVEGVVLSMFDGRTNLSIQVVQEVKKYFGAKVYSTVIPRNIRLAEAPSYGLPVVEYDSRSKGAQAYREFAEEFLEREEELNGR; this is encoded by the coding sequence TTGGGAAAGGCAATCGCTATATTTAACCAGAAAGGTGGCGTAGGAAAGACCACGACCAATATCAATCTTGCAGCGTGTCTGGCGCAGATGGGGAAGAAGGTCCTGATGCTGGATATCGACCCGCAGGGGAATACCACCAGTGGGATCGGAATCTCCAAGAAAGCGTTGAAGTATACGGTGTATGAGCTTCTGGTGCACGAAAATTTCGACCCCAGGAGAGTGGTGTTGCATACCGCTGTCCCCAACCTGGATCTGATTCCTGCTAACGTGAGCCTGGCAGGCGCGGAAATCGAGCTGGTACAACTGGAGGGAAGAGAGAAGCGTCTGAAGAAGGCGATCGACCGTATCCGGCAGTACTATGACTATATTCTGATCGACTGCCCTCCTTCGCTGGGAATCCTGACCATCAACTCGCTGACTGCGGTGGAAAGTGTGCTGATCCCGATCCAGTGTGAGTTCTATGCACTGGAAGGTGTGAGCCAGCTCATGAGCACGATCGACCTTGTACGGAAGAACATGAATCCGAACCTGGATGTGGAAGGCGTCGTGTTGAGCATGTTCGATGGCAGAACCAACCTGTCGATCCAGGTAGTCCAGGAGGTGAAGAAATACTTTGGGGCCAAGGTGTATTCCACGGTCATCCCAAGGAATATCCGATTGGCAGAGGCGCCCAGTTACGGGCTGCCGGTGGTAGAGTATGACTCCAGATCAAAGGGAGCACAGGCATACAGGGAGTTTGCAGAAGAGTTTCTGGAGAGAGAGGAAGAGCTGAATGGCAGGTAA
- the rsmG gene encoding 16S rRNA (guanine(527)-N(7))-methyltransferase RsmG yields the protein MSDLLQRGLEELNIPVTEEQLAQFQKYMELVLANNEKVNLTAIKDPEEFHVKHFLDSVAIYNKEAYQKAKKIIDVGTGGGFPGVPLAILSPEKSFVLMDSLRKRMDLVREMCAECGIQNVEVIHARAEDLGRERTHREQYDLCVSRAVADLAVLTEYCLPFVKVGGFFVSYKSGDVVEECNNAKKAIRILGGDLADVCALELYEQRRTLLTISKVVPTPKKYPRQPGKPAKTPIR from the coding sequence ATGAGCGATCTATTACAGCGCGGGCTAGAGGAACTGAACATTCCCGTGACAGAAGAGCAGCTTGCCCAGTTTCAGAAATACATGGAACTGGTGCTTGCTAACAACGAGAAAGTTAACCTGACCGCCATCAAAGATCCGGAAGAGTTTCACGTGAAACATTTTCTGGATTCTGTGGCTATATATAATAAGGAAGCATACCAGAAGGCGAAGAAAATCATCGATGTGGGAACGGGAGGAGGATTTCCGGGAGTTCCCCTGGCGATATTGTCGCCGGAAAAGAGCTTTGTTCTGATGGATTCTCTCAGGAAGCGGATGGATCTTGTCAGAGAAATGTGTGCGGAGTGCGGGATTCAAAACGTAGAGGTCATCCATGCGAGAGCGGAGGATCTGGGGCGAGAGCGAACCCACAGAGAGCAATATGACCTTTGTGTGTCCAGAGCCGTTGCTGACCTTGCCGTATTGACAGAATACTGTCTGCCGTTTGTGAAGGTTGGAGGTTTCTTTGTTTCCTACAAATCAGGCGATGTGGTGGAGGAATGCAACAACGCCAAGAAGGCGATTCGAATTCTTGGCGGGGATTTGGCCGATGTATGTGCGCTGGAGCTATACGAACAACGGCGCACGCTTCTGACCATTTCCAAAGTGGTTCCGACACCGAAGAAATACCCGAGGCAGCCAGGAAAGCCGGCGAAGACCCCCATTAGATAG
- the mnmG gene encoding tRNA uridine-5-carboxymethylaminomethyl(34) synthesis enzyme MnmG, which produces MEQVLMGEYDVIVVGAGHAGCEAALAAARMGMETVMFSINLAAIAMMPCNPSIGGTGKGHLVREIDALGGEMGVNIDKTFIQSRMLNTAKGPAVHSLRAQADKARYHTEMKKTIERTPHLHMRQDEVVEILAEHGHVTGVLTRSHALYRCKAVVLATGTFLKGKIFIGDSSYSSGPDGLASAEHLSASLEKLGLKLRRFKTGTPARALAPTFDYDKMTRQEGDAPVVPFSFMNDSLEREQVACWLTYTNEETHDVIRRNFHRSALFGGEIEGIGPRYCPSIEDKVHRFADKKRHQLFVEPEGLDTDEMYIQGMSSSLPLDVQRDFYHTIPGLEHIEIVRPAYAIEYDCIDPLDLYPSLETKCCRGLFCGGQLNGSSGYEEAAAQGLMAGINAALEINGKDFLILDRSEAYIGVLIDDLVTKGTNEPYRIMTSRAEYRLVLRQDNADERLTEKGYAVGLVSDARYQRFLKKKQAVEKEVQRLEKTLVGPADADAFLIAHDSSPLQKRVSLCELMKRPELSYAELAEIDPARPALTLHERNCVEVRIKYEGYIRKQMAQVERFKKLESKRLSSDLPYEEIEGLRLEAAQKLATIRPASVGQASRISGVSPADISVLLIWLEKMGRSRG; this is translated from the coding sequence ATGGAGCAAGTACTTATGGGCGAATACGATGTTATCGTGGTGGGGGCCGGGCACGCGGGATGCGAGGCCGCGCTGGCCGCTGCCAGGATGGGCATGGAGACGGTGATGTTCTCCATCAACCTGGCCGCCATCGCCATGATGCCCTGCAACCCCTCCATCGGGGGCACGGGCAAGGGACACCTGGTGCGGGAGATCGACGCGCTGGGGGGTGAGATGGGGGTCAACATCGACAAGACCTTCATCCAGAGCAGGATGCTGAATACGGCCAAGGGGCCGGCGGTGCATTCTCTTCGTGCCCAGGCGGACAAAGCAAGGTATCACACAGAAATGAAGAAGACCATCGAGCGCACCCCCCACCTGCATATGCGGCAGGACGAGGTGGTGGAGATCCTGGCGGAGCACGGCCATGTCACCGGCGTGCTCACCAGAAGTCACGCCCTCTATCGATGCAAGGCCGTAGTGCTGGCTACCGGAACTTTTCTGAAGGGGAAGATCTTCATCGGGGACAGCAGTTACTCCTCGGGTCCGGACGGGTTGGCCTCGGCGGAGCATCTGTCCGCCAGCCTGGAGAAACTGGGGCTGAAGCTGCGCCGGTTCAAGACGGGAACGCCGGCACGGGCCCTGGCTCCCACCTTCGATTACGACAAGATGACCCGCCAGGAGGGTGATGCTCCCGTGGTGCCCTTCTCCTTCATGAACGATTCTCTGGAGCGGGAGCAGGTAGCATGCTGGCTCACCTACACCAACGAGGAGACCCACGACGTGATCCGGCGGAACTTTCATCGGTCGGCTTTGTTCGGCGGAGAGATCGAGGGCATCGGCCCCAGGTACTGTCCCAGCATTGAGGACAAAGTCCATCGATTCGCCGACAAGAAGCGGCATCAGCTGTTTGTCGAACCAGAGGGGCTCGATACTGACGAGATGTACATCCAGGGAATGAGCTCCAGTCTGCCGCTGGATGTGCAGCGGGATTTCTATCACACCATACCCGGCCTGGAGCATATCGAGATCGTGCGCCCGGCCTATGCCATCGAATACGACTGCATCGACCCGTTGGATCTCTATCCGAGTCTGGAGACCAAGTGTTGCAGAGGCCTTTTTTGTGGCGGACAGCTGAACGGAAGTTCCGGGTACGAGGAGGCGGCTGCCCAGGGATTGATGGCCGGGATCAATGCGGCATTGGAAATAAATGGCAAAGATTTCCTTATTCTGGACAGAAGCGAGGCTTATATTGGCGTTCTGATCGACGATCTCGTGACCAAAGGTACTAATGAACCTTACAGAATTATGACGAGCAGAGCGGAATATAGGCTGGTTCTGAGGCAAGACAATGCAGACGAGCGTTTGACAGAGAAGGGATATGCCGTAGGATTGGTCTCGGATGCAAGATATCAGAGATTTCTGAAAAAGAAGCAGGCGGTAGAGAAGGAAGTCCAACGGCTGGAAAAAACCTTGGTGGGGCCGGCGGATGCAGATGCCTTTTTGATCGCCCACGACAGCAGTCCTCTGCAGAAGCGAGTATCGCTATGTGAATTGATGAAGCGGCCGGAGCTATCCTATGCAGAACTGGCGGAGATCGATCCCGCGCGTCCGGCATTGACTCTGCACGAGAGGAACTGCGTGGAAGTACGGATCAAGTACGAGGGATACATACGCAAGCAGATGGCGCAGGTGGAAAGATTCAAGAAGCTGGAGTCCAAGCGACTATCCTCTGATCTGCCTTACGAGGAGATCGAGGGACTGCGGCTCGAGGCAGCACAGAAGCTGGCAACGATCCGTCCCGCTTCCGTGGGGCAGGCCTCCAGGATCAGCGGAGTATCACCGGCTGATATCAGCGTGCTGCTGATCTGGCTGGAGAAGATGGGAAGGAGCAGAGGATGA